The following proteins come from a genomic window of Corynebacterium falsenii:
- a CDS encoding 5-oxoprolinase subunit B/C family protein has translation MSDPTHRALRPRLHAAGDRAILVDLGNRSSLETVMDWHHHFSASPLAGQRDVIAAATTILFTFSSAYAARRAWSHLAKATPATRDESAASTVTIPVVYDGDDLSELAAMLHVSTEELITRHTSQRWIAAFGGFAPGFTYCAPAPSESSNNSVTWDVPRKDSPRTSVPAGSVALAGSFSAVYPSSSPGGWQLIGHTDLPMWDTTNPDNPALLHPGDEVRYTAQRESIRTSHSTARTTEPSTTASPKPTTNPAHHAPAQPAFHVDSAGLLTVFEDSGRPGFGDVGVNPSGAADRASAWAANDAVGNSGSATVLENIGGLRLRALTDTVVAITGAAAHIELTTPQQANHARGLAQPILIRAGHTVSVEPVSAPGSGLRSYVAVRGGFHAVPTLGSTSTDVLSGLGPAPIQDGDTLSAHPDDATRVATHGVIRSAVAGGVNPQQPHDPSTPTELRCVAGPRADWFDPEELARFTEIEWVVSGTSNRVGLRMQVPGDQPLRRSRTDELPSEGMTHGSVQVPPNGLPVVFLADHPVTGGYPVIATVIDDDLDAAGQLAPGDTVRFVLTDLRNPEP, from the coding sequence ATGAGCGACCCCACACACCGCGCCCTGCGGCCGCGCCTCCACGCCGCAGGAGATCGCGCGATCCTCGTTGACCTCGGCAACCGTAGCTCGCTGGAAACCGTCATGGACTGGCACCACCACTTCTCCGCCTCTCCCCTGGCGGGACAGCGGGACGTCATTGCCGCAGCGACCACGATCCTTTTCACCTTCTCCTCCGCCTACGCCGCCCGGCGCGCGTGGTCGCACCTGGCCAAGGCCACTCCTGCCACGCGCGATGAATCAGCCGCATCAACCGTGACCATTCCCGTGGTCTACGACGGCGACGACCTCTCCGAACTCGCCGCAATGTTGCACGTCTCCACCGAAGAGCTCATCACTCGCCACACCTCCCAACGCTGGATCGCGGCCTTCGGCGGCTTCGCCCCAGGATTCACGTATTGCGCGCCCGCACCGTCAGAATCTTCCAATAACAGCGTCACCTGGGACGTCCCCCGCAAGGATTCGCCGCGCACCTCGGTGCCAGCCGGTTCGGTGGCCCTCGCCGGGTCATTCAGCGCGGTGTACCCCAGCTCTTCTCCCGGTGGCTGGCAGCTCATCGGCCACACGGATCTGCCAATGTGGGACACCACCAACCCCGATAACCCCGCCCTTCTCCACCCCGGCGATGAGGTGCGCTACACAGCGCAGCGGGAATCCATCCGCACAAGCCACAGCACGGCCCGCACCACCGAACCCAGCACCACCGCTAGCCCAAAACCCACCACAAACCCCGCCCACCACGCTCCCGCCCAGCCAGCCTTCCACGTCGACAGCGCCGGGCTACTCACCGTCTTCGAGGATTCCGGCCGCCCCGGCTTTGGGGACGTCGGGGTGAATCCCTCCGGCGCCGCCGACCGCGCCAGCGCCTGGGCCGCCAATGATGCCGTGGGGAACTCCGGCTCGGCCACGGTCCTGGAAAACATCGGCGGCCTGCGCCTCCGGGCGCTCACGGACACCGTCGTGGCCATCACCGGCGCCGCCGCCCACATCGAACTCACCACCCCACAGCAAGCTAACCACGCCCGCGGCCTAGCGCAGCCCATCCTCATCCGGGCCGGGCATACCGTCAGCGTGGAACCCGTCAGTGCACCCGGCTCCGGCTTGCGCTCCTACGTGGCGGTGCGTGGCGGCTTCCACGCCGTCCCCACCCTGGGCTCCACCTCCACCGATGTCCTCTCCGGGCTTGGTCCCGCACCTATTCAGGATGGGGATACCCTCTCGGCTCACCCGGACGACGCCACCCGGGTCGCAACCCATGGGGTTATCCGATCGGCTGTGGCTGGTGGCGTCAACCCACAACAACCCCACGACCCATCCACGCCGACCGAGCTGCGATGCGTGGCCGGGCCGCGAGCGGACTGGTTCGACCCCGAGGAGCTAGCGCGATTCACGGAGATCGAATGGGTCGTGTCGGGAACGTCGAACCGCGTGGGCCTGCGGATGCAGGTGCCCGGTGACCAGCCACTACGCCGCTCCCGTACCGACGAGCTGCCCAGCGAGGGCATGACGCACGGTAGCGTGCAGGTGCCACCGAACGGTCTGCCGGTCGTATTCCTTGCGGATCACCCGGTGACCGGCGGTTACCCGGTCATCGCCACGGTTATCGACGACGACCTCGATGCCGCCGGGCAACTCGCGCCCGGAGACACGGTGCGGTTCGTGCTGACCGACCTGCGCAATCCCGAGCCCTAG
- a CDS encoding LamB/YcsF family protein, with protein MSQAHTIDLNADLGETTGGNPVSDDAAMLGIISSANVACGFHAGDPHAIATTVAEAASRNVVIGAHVGYNDAPGFGRRFIDYSPAELADEVLYQIGALDALAQAHGTRVEYVKPHGALYNTIVHHEQQAKAVIDGIAAFSRNLPVMLLPGSVAGTYAEKFGLRVINEAFADRAYNPDGTLVSRREPGAVIDDPRAVAERVLRMASDGTVEARDGSTVALDAQSVCVHGDSPGAVALASAVAKALRSNGVEIASFL; from the coding sequence ATGTCACAGGCTCACACCATTGACCTCAACGCCGACCTGGGTGAAACCACCGGCGGCAATCCCGTCAGTGACGATGCCGCCATGCTTGGCATCATCTCCAGCGCCAATGTGGCCTGTGGCTTCCACGCGGGCGATCCTCACGCCATCGCCACCACCGTGGCCGAGGCGGCGTCCCGCAACGTTGTGATCGGCGCGCACGTTGGCTACAACGACGCCCCCGGGTTCGGCCGCCGCTTTATCGACTACTCTCCCGCCGAATTGGCTGACGAAGTTCTGTACCAAATCGGCGCCCTCGACGCGCTCGCCCAGGCTCACGGCACCCGCGTGGAGTACGTCAAACCCCACGGCGCGCTGTACAACACGATCGTGCACCACGAGCAGCAAGCCAAGGCCGTCATCGATGGCATCGCGGCGTTCAGCCGGAACCTGCCCGTGATGCTCCTGCCGGGATCAGTGGCGGGAACCTACGCTGAGAAGTTCGGCCTGCGGGTCATCAACGAGGCCTTCGCCGACCGGGCCTACAACCCCGACGGCACGTTGGTTTCCCGCCGCGAGCCCGGCGCGGTCATCGACGATCCTCGCGCGGTCGCCGAACGAGTGCTGCGCATGGCCAGCGACGGCACCGTGGAGGCCCGCGACGGCAGCACGGTCGCCCTGGATGCGCAGTCCGTGTGCGTGCACGGCGACTCTCCCGGCGCGGTCGCCTTGGCCTCGGCCGTGGCCAAGGCGCTGCGCAGCAACGGCGTGGAGATTGCGAGCTTCCTATGA
- a CDS encoding DUF3239 domain-containing protein, with protein MTDFPFDVDDTYARKHNEFLRDAKRMQISAAILAVILIVIIAITFAVVGVKLLSIAVGISLGFFALLCLILIPVLPKQMGSPQEHYNMYKLAPAIIAEVNPRDMVIMCLANANGDEANPDKDVPALVLRTVTSIPGVPRELGVRVPCVAVTGYRPSRGPKVYEEISPMPIAWGTPHEKVWKEAERAIPTNKWKRLESSMNKLDDVKKTKRNVLVLEGNGAKK; from the coding sequence ATGACCGATTTCCCGTTCGACGTCGACGACACCTACGCCCGCAAGCACAACGAGTTTCTGCGGGACGCCAAGCGGATGCAGATTTCCGCCGCCATCCTGGCGGTCATCCTTATCGTGATCATCGCCATCACGTTCGCTGTGGTCGGCGTGAAGTTGCTGTCCATCGCGGTGGGCATTTCCTTGGGATTCTTTGCGCTGCTGTGTCTCATCCTCATCCCGGTGTTGCCGAAGCAGATGGGGAGCCCGCAGGAGCACTACAACATGTACAAGCTAGCTCCGGCCATCATTGCGGAGGTCAATCCCCGGGACATGGTGATCATGTGCCTGGCCAACGCTAATGGCGACGAGGCCAATCCCGACAAGGACGTGCCCGCGCTGGTACTGCGCACCGTCACTTCCATCCCTGGTGTGCCACGCGAACTGGGCGTGCGGGTGCCGTGCGTGGCGGTGACCGGTTATCGCCCGTCTCGCGGCCCGAAGGTGTACGAGGAAATCTCCCCCATGCCCATCGCGTGGGGAACCCCGCACGAGAAGGTATGGAAGGAAGCGGAGCGGGCCATTCCCACAAATAAGTGGAAGAGGTTGGAGTCCAGCATGAATAAGCTGGACGACGTGAAGAAAACCAAGCGCAATGTCCTAGTGTTGGAGGGCAATGGTGCGAAAAAGTAG
- a CDS encoding FecCD family ABC transporter permease — translation MVWSLTVGSRATPLWDSVVAIPDAIRYALSPTDSPLVGNPDKHAQLAVLIGGLRLPRTLVALLAGAALGLAGGIIQGHTHNPLAEPGVLGINAGAAAAFIGAAYAGVELHHIVGTVVAVTGAAVVTVVVFAFSTAGRGTMDPMAMVLAGVALTALLMACVNAMVLASAEALDAFRHWATGSVEGATMATVWAVAPIALIGCVLAFSQGRALNLMDLGGASAHALGLSVRRARMVGIASIALLGGAAVAGAGPITFVGLVAPHIVRRWTGPDYRRILPYSAAVGAALTLGADMIGRVIIQPAELQMGIVLAIVGAPLFIGLIRSGKVGG, via the coding sequence ATGGTGTGGAGCCTTACCGTGGGATCGCGTGCGACACCGTTGTGGGATTCTGTTGTGGCGATCCCAGATGCGATCCGCTATGCGCTATCCCCAACCGATAGTCCGTTAGTGGGCAATCCGGATAAGCATGCGCAGCTCGCGGTGTTAATTGGCGGCCTTCGCTTGCCTCGGACACTTGTTGCGCTTCTGGCGGGGGCGGCTTTGGGGCTTGCGGGAGGGATCATCCAGGGACATACTCATAACCCCCTCGCCGAGCCGGGGGTGTTAGGGATTAATGCAGGAGCCGCTGCGGCGTTCATTGGGGCAGCCTACGCAGGGGTCGAGCTGCATCACATAGTGGGTACCGTTGTTGCTGTTACTGGAGCTGCAGTGGTGACCGTTGTGGTCTTTGCTTTCTCCACGGCGGGGAGGGGAACAATGGATCCAATGGCCATGGTCTTGGCTGGAGTTGCGCTCACGGCTTTGCTCATGGCGTGTGTCAACGCCATGGTTTTGGCGAGTGCCGAGGCGCTGGACGCCTTCCGTCACTGGGCCACGGGTTCTGTCGAAGGAGCCACGATGGCCACGGTGTGGGCAGTGGCACCGATCGCGCTAATTGGGTGTGTACTCGCCTTTTCCCAGGGTAGAGCGCTCAATCTTATGGATCTCGGAGGGGCTTCCGCTCATGCGTTGGGGTTGTCCGTTCGGCGCGCACGAATGGTGGGGATTGCGTCAATCGCACTCCTTGGGGGCGCCGCAGTTGCCGGCGCTGGCCCCATCACATTTGTCGGCCTTGTGGCTCCGCATATCGTGCGTCGTTGGACCGGCCCCGACTACCGACGCATTCTTCCGTACTCTGCCGCAGTTGGTGCCGCTTTGACCCTCGGGGCGGATATGATCGGCCGAGTTATTATTCAGCCCGCCGAGTTGCAAATGGGAATCGTGCTCGCCATCGTGGGCGCTCCGCTCTTTATTGGCCTCATTCGCAGTGGAAAGGTCGGTGGGTGA
- a CDS encoding FecCD family ABC transporter permease, giving the protein MRVLRCANVSVRVNFRLISVTVLALALVAILIVLQLISGDYPLSIRDVVSVLGGGGSSIERTLVLDVRAGRAFVACVVGAALGFAGALTQSVARNPLASPDTLGITQGAACAVVLAIAGAGTFLPAGLSEMLASLGLPLVAIVGSLASGAAVWWLAGSRRDSPVPLVLIGVGCAILLQAVSTWALVATNIDQAASARLWLAGSLNGRTWEQGMPVCVAIVIACALSGWLSFNLSALSLGTNLSQSLGLNIKQAQLAQLVVAVILTALAVSAAGPIGFVAFVVPQIARVIGGTPLPPLVLSLVLGAALLLGADYVAAILLPRELPVGIVTAFCGAPVLLTLAFVANRRAQ; this is encoded by the coding sequence ATGAGGGTGCTCCGCTGTGCGAACGTCTCGGTTAGGGTTAACTTCCGACTGATCAGCGTCACTGTCCTAGCCCTGGCACTGGTCGCCATCCTCATTGTCCTTCAGCTGATATCGGGCGATTATCCTCTGAGTATCCGGGATGTAGTTTCTGTTCTTGGCGGTGGGGGATCGTCGATCGAAAGAACACTTGTTCTCGACGTGCGCGCAGGCCGAGCCTTCGTAGCTTGCGTGGTCGGTGCAGCTCTAGGCTTTGCCGGAGCGCTCACACAGTCGGTGGCGCGAAACCCGTTAGCGAGCCCCGATACGCTGGGTATTACTCAAGGTGCTGCGTGTGCGGTCGTGCTCGCTATAGCTGGGGCGGGAACGTTCCTACCAGCGGGCCTGTCGGAGATGTTGGCCAGCTTGGGCCTACCTCTCGTCGCAATTGTTGGTTCGCTCGCATCTGGAGCTGCAGTGTGGTGGTTGGCTGGATCGAGGCGGGATTCCCCCGTTCCCCTTGTGCTCATCGGGGTGGGGTGTGCGATCTTGTTGCAGGCTGTGAGTACTTGGGCATTGGTTGCGACAAACATTGACCAAGCCGCATCCGCGCGATTGTGGCTTGCGGGATCACTGAATGGCAGAACGTGGGAGCAGGGCATGCCGGTGTGTGTCGCCATTGTCATCGCGTGTGCACTGTCGGGATGGTTGAGCTTCAACCTGTCGGCGCTCAGTTTGGGCACGAACCTGTCGCAGTCCTTGGGTCTCAACATCAAGCAGGCACAACTTGCTCAACTGGTTGTGGCCGTGATCCTCACTGCGCTAGCAGTGAGTGCAGCCGGCCCTATTGGTTTTGTCGCCTTCGTGGTGCCACAGATTGCACGCGTGATCGGAGGAACGCCGTTGCCTCCCCTCGTCCTCTCCCTTGTGCTGGGTGCCGCGTTGTTGCTCGGTGCAGATTACGTAGCGGCGATTCTGCTACCCCGGGAACTGCCCGTCGGCATTGTTACGGCGTTCTGCGGTGCTCCGGTTCTTCTTACCCTGGCATTCGTGGCAAACAGAAGGGCTCAGTGA
- a CDS encoding ABC transporter ATP-binding protein codes for MKSSFAISNLSVSYGDRSVLHELSVDIPQGKVTTLIGPNGCGKSTLLNSLCGLMPYQGSITYEDTPIMGLRSRERARRIALLPQSPTAPEHMTVFQLVARGRHPHQSWFSQWSAQDELIVRQALRAVGMECRAGSELQHLSGGQRRRAWIAMALAQDTPTILLDEPTTYLDLAHSIEVLRIVRGLCDRDGKTIVMVLHDVNLAIRYSDILLAMEADGSIAAVGTPWDVISAEMLRRTFGLRAIVVNDPETGGPLVVPRKDY; via the coding sequence ATGAAATCGAGCTTTGCAATCAGCAATCTCAGCGTTAGCTACGGTGACCGTTCGGTTCTGCATGAGCTTTCTGTAGATATTCCGCAAGGAAAAGTGACGACTCTCATCGGGCCCAACGGATGTGGAAAGTCGACACTGCTCAATAGTTTGTGTGGCTTGATGCCCTACCAAGGGAGCATTACGTACGAGGACACGCCGATTATGGGACTACGATCTCGTGAGCGCGCCCGCCGAATTGCTCTACTGCCTCAGAGTCCTACTGCTCCGGAACATATGACGGTGTTTCAACTTGTGGCTCGGGGTCGACATCCGCATCAATCGTGGTTTTCTCAGTGGTCAGCGCAAGACGAATTGATCGTTCGACAGGCGCTCAGAGCAGTCGGCATGGAGTGCCGTGCGGGTTCGGAGTTGCAGCACCTATCGGGCGGGCAACGGCGGCGCGCATGGATCGCGATGGCGCTGGCGCAAGACACCCCGACAATACTGCTCGACGAGCCCACCACCTACCTCGATCTGGCACACAGCATTGAGGTGCTGCGGATCGTACGAGGCTTGTGCGACCGGGATGGCAAGACGATAGTGATGGTTCTCCATGATGTGAACCTCGCAATTCGTTATTCCGACATTCTCCTTGCCATGGAAGCCGATGGTTCGATTGCGGCAGTGGGTACACCGTGGGACGTGATCAGCGCGGAGATGCTGAGAAGGACGTTTGGACTCCGGGCGATTGTGGTCAATGATCCAGAAACCGGTGGTCCCCTCGTCGTTCCGCGTAAAGACTACTGA
- the fepB gene encoding Fe2+-enterobactin ABC transporter substrate-binding protein → MINERNVDLFTKRSHIGRYTAASIASLLALSLASCSERSSEPMDTATQSTASQSATSSEKQGQWPRTIESLDGDGKKTEVTIEHQPERIVSTSVTLTGSLLAIDAPVKATGTVNNRPPLANSQGFFTQWADVADQRGVEPIYQGQPSVEAILAQKPDLVVMSSSGQDSAIDLYNQLAGTVPTLVVDYSRQGWEDTARALGKATGHESGAEDAIHRYDERVKEVKESITKPEQPVNIVSLAKNNGGLNFWTKNSAQGRVLTDLGFDVAQPPENLVDTTSQYAKRKDARPVSAENSALALTGRSIFALNADGKTKPSEAMAQNPQLATVPAVKDGHVYDLAPEDFRIDYYSAMNMLDEIKNFFAK, encoded by the coding sequence GTGATAAACGAAAGGAACGTTGATTTGTTCACCAAGAGGTCCCATATCGGTCGATATACTGCAGCCTCAATTGCGAGCCTGTTGGCTCTGAGCCTCGCATCGTGCTCAGAGCGCTCTTCCGAACCGATGGACACTGCCACCCAATCCACGGCCTCTCAATCTGCCACCTCCTCGGAAAAACAGGGGCAATGGCCGCGCACCATTGAGTCGCTCGATGGTGATGGAAAGAAGACAGAGGTGACGATTGAGCATCAACCCGAGAGAATCGTCAGCACTTCAGTCACTCTCACCGGAAGCCTTCTAGCTATTGATGCTCCAGTGAAAGCGACCGGCACCGTGAATAATCGACCTCCGCTAGCCAACAGCCAGGGATTTTTCACCCAATGGGCTGATGTAGCCGACCAGCGTGGCGTGGAACCCATCTACCAGGGGCAGCCTAGTGTTGAGGCAATTCTGGCTCAGAAGCCCGACCTCGTTGTCATGAGCTCTAGCGGGCAGGATTCAGCGATTGACCTGTATAACCAGCTCGCTGGGACGGTCCCCACCTTGGTTGTCGATTATTCGCGCCAGGGATGGGAAGACACAGCTCGGGCACTCGGGAAGGCGACAGGTCACGAGTCTGGTGCCGAGGATGCTATCCACCGGTACGACGAGCGCGTCAAAGAAGTGAAAGAATCCATCACGAAGCCGGAGCAGCCGGTCAATATCGTGTCCCTAGCCAAGAACAACGGCGGGTTAAATTTCTGGACGAAGAATTCAGCACAGGGGCGGGTGTTAACAGATCTGGGCTTCGATGTGGCTCAGCCCCCAGAGAATCTTGTCGACACCACGAGCCAATATGCTAAACGAAAGGATGCCCGCCCGGTCTCCGCAGAAAACAGCGCCCTTGCGCTGACCGGCAGATCGATATTCGCGTTGAACGCAGATGGCAAGACTAAGCCTTCCGAGGCAATGGCGCAAAACCCGCAGTTGGCAACGGTCCCGGCGGTGAAAGATGGGCACGTTTACGATCTAGCTCCCGAGGATTTCCGTATCGACTATTACAGTGCAATGAACATGCTCGACGAGATCAAGAACTTCTTTGCCAAGTAG
- a CDS encoding DNA repair helicase XPB, which yields MGIGNGPLIVQSDKTVLLEIDHEQAQEARNALAPFAELERAPEHVHTYRITPLALWNARAAGHDAEQVMHVLETYSRFPVPQPLLIDIADTMDRYGRLTLAKNPAHGLVLESKDRAVLAEIQRHKKIKPMLGQQLDEDTVVVHPSERGRLKQELLKVGWPAEDLAGYVDGEAHKIDLSTEVEQWSLRDYQEMAADSFWEGGSGVVVLPCGAGKTMVGAASMAKAKATTLILVTNTVAGRQWRDELLRRTTLTEDEIGEYSGEKKEIRPVTIATYQVVTRKTKGEFRALELFDSRDWGLIIYDEVHLLPAPVFRMTSDLQSRRRLGLTATLVREDGREGDVFSLIGPKRFDAPWKDIEAQGWIAPADCTEVRVQLTDSERMVYATAEQSDKYRLAATTPTKNKVVRRIMAMHPDEPTLIIGAYIDQLEEIAAELDVPVIDGKTGTAKREKLYQQFRDGEIKTLVVSKVANFSIDLPGASVAIQISGTFGSRQEEAQRLGRILRPKPDGGGAFFYSIVARDTLDADYAAHRQRFLAEQGYGYRIMDSIDLPEA from the coding sequence TTGGGTATCGGAAACGGACCATTGATCGTCCAGTCGGATAAGACCGTACTGCTAGAGATCGACCACGAGCAGGCCCAGGAGGCGCGCAACGCCCTGGCGCCCTTTGCGGAGCTCGAACGCGCCCCGGAGCACGTGCACACCTACCGCATCACCCCACTCGCCCTGTGGAACGCCCGAGCCGCCGGCCACGATGCCGAGCAGGTCATGCACGTGTTGGAGACGTACTCACGGTTCCCCGTGCCGCAGCCGCTGCTCATCGACATCGCGGACACGATGGACCGCTACGGCCGGCTGACCCTGGCGAAGAATCCGGCCCACGGCCTGGTTTTGGAAAGCAAGGACCGCGCCGTGCTGGCGGAGATCCAACGGCACAAGAAGATCAAGCCGATGCTGGGCCAGCAGCTCGATGAGGACACCGTGGTGGTGCATCCCTCCGAGCGTGGCCGGTTGAAGCAGGAGCTTCTCAAGGTCGGCTGGCCCGCGGAGGATCTAGCGGGGTATGTCGATGGCGAGGCTCACAAGATCGACTTGTCTACCGAGGTGGAGCAGTGGTCGCTGCGTGATTACCAGGAGATGGCCGCGGATAGCTTCTGGGAGGGCGGCTCCGGCGTGGTGGTCCTGCCCTGCGGTGCGGGCAAGACGATGGTCGGCGCCGCGTCGATGGCCAAGGCTAAGGCCACCACGTTGATCTTGGTGACCAACACCGTGGCGGGTCGGCAGTGGCGCGATGAGTTGCTGCGACGCACCACCCTCACCGAGGATGAGATCGGCGAGTACTCCGGCGAGAAGAAAGAAATCCGCCCCGTCACCATCGCCACGTACCAGGTGGTCACGCGCAAGACGAAAGGCGAGTTCCGGGCGCTGGAGCTGTTTGATTCCCGCGACTGGGGCCTCATCATCTACGACGAGGTGCATTTGCTGCCCGCCCCCGTATTCCGCATGACGAGCGACCTGCAGTCACGTCGGCGCTTAGGGCTCACTGCGACCCTTGTTCGTGAGGATGGTCGTGAGGGCGACGTCTTCAGCCTCATCGGCCCGAAGCGTTTCGACGCGCCGTGGAAGGACATCGAGGCCCAGGGGTGGATCGCTCCGGCTGATTGCACCGAAGTCCGCGTGCAACTGACCGATTCCGAGCGGATGGTGTACGCCACCGCCGAGCAATCGGATAAATACCGCCTGGCGGCAACCACGCCGACGAAGAACAAGGTGGTGCGCCGGATCATGGCAATGCACCCGGATGAGCCCACGTTGATCATCGGCGCGTACATCGACCAGCTTGAGGAGATCGCCGCAGAGCTGGACGTGCCGGTCATCGACGGCAAGACCGGAACGGCCAAGCGCGAAAAGCTCTACCAGCAGTTCCGCGATGGCGAGATCAAAACGCTCGTGGTGTCCAAGGTCGCGAACTTCAGCATCGACCTGCCCGGTGCATCAGTGGCGATTCAGATCTCCGGAACGTTTGGGTCCCGCCAGGAGGAAGCGCAGCGGCTGGGCCGGATTCTGCGACCGAAGCCGGATGGGGGCGGAGCCTTTTTCTACTCCATTGTTGCTCGTGACACACTAGATGCCGACTATGCGGCACACCGCCAGCGTTTCCTCGCGGAGCAGGGATACGGGTATCGCATTATGGATTCGATCGACCTGCCGGAAGCCTAG